One part of the Eucalyptus grandis isolate ANBG69807.140 chromosome 10, ASM1654582v1, whole genome shotgun sequence genome encodes these proteins:
- the LOC104422281 gene encoding uncharacterized protein LOC104422281, translated as MGERRRALAVIVCLWSLISLSGAARLGSGPKQTLEVQKHLRRLNKPAVKSIQSPDGDVIDCVHISDQPAFDHPYLKDHKIQMRPNYHPEGLFDENKVATSTKERANPINQPWHVNGKCPENTIPIRRTKEDDVLRASSVKRYGRKKRRSIPKPRSADPNLINQSGHQHAIAYVEGDKYYGAKATINVWEPKIQQSNEFSLSQLWLLGGSFGEDLNSIEAGWQVSPDLYGDNNTRLFTYWTSDAYQATGCYNLLCSGFIQINNQIAMGASISPVSAFRNSQYDISILIWKDPKEGHWWMQFGNDYVLGYWPSFLFSYLAESASMIEWGGEVVNSEPDGEHTSTQMGSGHFPEEGFGKASYFRNIQVVDSSNNLKAPKGIGTFTEQSNCYDVQTGDNGDWGHYFYYGGPGKNPNCP; from the exons ATGggcgagagaagaagagctctggCGGTGATTGTGTGCTTGTGGAGCTTGATCTCTCTGTCCGGAGCTGCCCGGTTGGGTTCTGGTCCGAAGCAGACGCTCGAGGTTCAGAAGCACTTGAGGCGCTTGAACAAGCCTGCTGTGAAAAGCATTCAG AGTCCAGATGGGGATGTTATAGACTGTGTCCACATATCTGATCAACCGGCCTTTGATCACCCTTACCTCAAAGACCACAAAATCCAG ATGAGACCTAACTATCACCCTGAAGGCCTGTTTGATGAGAACAAAGTGGCCACAAGCACCAAAGAAAGAGCAAACCCCATTAATCAGCCGTGGCACGTGAATGGGAAATGCCCTGAGAACACCATCCCCATAAGGAGGACCAAGGAAGATGATGTCCTGAGAGCAAGCTCTGTTAAGAGATATGGAAGGAAGAAGCGCAGAAGCATCCCAAAACCCAGGTCCGCTGACCCTAATCTCATCAATCAGAGCGGTCATCAG CATGCAATAGCTTATGTTGAGGGAGACAAATACTATGGAGCAAAAGCAACCATAAATGTTTGGGAACCAAAAATTCAACAGTCCAATGAGTTCAGCTTATCTCAGCTCTGGCTATTGGGAGGTTCATTCGGTGAAGATCTAAATAGCATCGAGGCTGGGTGGCAG GTCAGTCCAGATCTATATGGTGATAACAACACGAGATTATTCACCTACTGGACG AGCGATGCGTATCAAGCCACAGGTTGCTATAACCTCCTCTGCTCTGGTTTCATTCAAATCAACAATCAAATAGCAATGGGAGCGAGCATCTCCCCTGTTTCTGCTTTCCGGAATTCTCAATATGACATCAGTATACTCATCTGGAAG GATCCAAAAGAGGGCCACTGGTGGATGCAGTTTGGGAATGACTACGTCCTTGGTTACTGGCCATCTTTCCTCTTCTCATACTTGGCAGAAAGCGCTTCGATGATCGAGTGGGGAGGTGAGGTCGTGAACTCGGAACCTGACGGCGAACACACATCAACTCAAATGGGAAGCGGCCATTTTCCTGAAGAAGGGTTCGGGAAGGCCAGCTATTTCAGGAACATTCAAGTCGTCGACAGCTCCAACAACCTCAAGGCTCCTAAGGGGATTGGCACCTTCACCGAGCAATCCAACTGCTACGACGTCCAAACCGGCGATAACGGCGATTGGGGCCACTACTTTTACTACGGGGGTCCTGGCAAAAACCCTAATTGTCCATGA